Genomic segment of Rhodococcus rhodochrous:
GACAGCAGTTCCTCGAGAAGGTCGACGACATCCTGACCATCGTTCGCGCCGGCCGTGACATCTCCGAAACCGAAGGTCGCGTACCGGACGCAACGGTCGACGCCATGATCGACACCGGCTTGTTCCGGGCATTCACGCCGCTCCGCTACGGCGGACTCGAGATGGCGCCCGCCGCCTTCTTCGAAGGAATCATGCGGATCGCGGAAGCCGACAGTGCAGCGGCCTGGATCGCCGGCCAGCTCAATGTCCATTCCTTCGAGATCGCCCTCATGGACGAGCGGATGCAGAACGAGTTCTGGGGAGAGGACCCGAACGCACGCGCCTCGAGCTCCTACGCACCGGTGGGCAAGTACGAGAAGGTGGACGACGGCTACCGACTGAACGGCACGTGGACCTTCTCCAGCGGCGTCGATCACGCCCAGTGGGTGATCCTCGGTGGTGGCGACCGCAACTTCGTCGTTCCGATCTCGGATCTCACGATCGATCACAACAGCTGGGACGTCCAGGGACTGAAGGGAACCGGCAGCAAGGCGGTGACTCTCGACGATGTCTTCGTACCGGACTACCGGACCCATCTCCTCGTCGACACCTACAACGACGCCAATCCCGGGTGGGCTGTGAACAACCGTCCCCTGTACTGGGTTTCGTTCACGTCGATCTTCAACTCGACTCCTGCCAACACCGTGATCGGAACAGCCACCGCCGGTGTGGAGACGTTCATCGAACAGTCCCGGGTCCGCCTCACCCGTCAGGGCACCGGCGCACCTGCTGCGCAGAATCCCTTCCTGCACCTGAAGGTCGCGGACGCCAAGACCCGGATCCGCACTGTGAAGAACCGGCACCTGCAGAACTGGCGCGATCTGTTCGACCTCGCGTGCCGTGGTGAGGAAGCGTCTCCTGTCGAGCGGATGCGAGTCCGCTTCGAAGCAGCCGACACGATCGCGACGTGCTACGAGTCCTTCTCGGACATCTGGCCGATCGCGGGTGCCGCCGCCAGCGCGACCGCGAACCCCCTGCAACAGACGATGCGCGATCTCCTCGCAGCGCGCAATCACGGTTCGGCAGGAAAGGAACTCGCAGCAGGCCAGTACGTCAAGGCCCTCTTCGGTATTCCGCCGGCACCGTTCTCCGACCTCGGCACCCTGAACTACTACAAGTAGCCTTCCGAAAAGGACCGGTCCGTTGACTCAGACGATCGAACAGAACATCATGTCGCTCCTCGAACAAGGTGATCCTGCAGAAGACGCACGCGCCTTCCGGCGGACACTCGGCCAGTACAGCACCGGCGTCACCGTGATCACCACCGCTTCCGGAGAGACGTACGCAGGCATGGCGGCGAACTCGTTCTCCGCGGTCTCGTTGGACCCTCCACTGATCCTGTGGTCCATCCGGAAGGAATCGAGAAGTGCCCCGGCATTTCTCGACAACGGGCACTTCGCAGTGAATGTTCTCGCCGACCATCAGATGGAGATGTCTGCACTGTTCGGACGCCCGCAGCCCGACCAATTCACCCAGGTGGATTGGACTCCCGGTGTGCACGGTGACCCACTGCTCGACGGTGCCATCGCACATCTCGAGTGCGTCAGCGAATCCGTCTTCGACGGCGGTGACCACCACATCCTCGTCGGCAGAGTGCAGCGCTACGCGCGGTACGAGGGCGCACCTCTGCTCTTCTCCCAGGGGCAGTACAGCGTCTCCCAGAGCCATCCCGATCTGGCACTCCACGTCGATACCTCACAGGTGTCGACGGAAGACCAGTCGGAGGAATCCCTGTTCATGTCGCTCCTCCAAGCGACCGACCACCACATGTCCGCGCTGTTCCAGCATCATCGGCAGCAGATCGGCGTCACGGTTGCGACTGCCAGGATTCTCAACCGTCTGTGGCGTGGATCCTGCAGCCGTGACGTCCTCGAGCAGGACACCTATCTCGGCGAGAACACTGTCGATGATGCTCTGTCGGATCTCGAGGATCGCGGGCACGTGCACCGGACCGGACACGGCGTCTGGGCGCTGACCGAAGAGGGACGACAGGTTCGGTGTGTCCTTCGTCGTAGCGCCGAGCACTTCACCGAGCAGCAGCTACGCGGAATTTCACCGGACGATCTGAGAACGGCCGAACGCGTCCTGGCCACGCTCCTCGGCCGAGGCTAGAAAGCCTGTACGAGAACGCCAACCGGTACCACCTCCTCCGGGCGGAGGTGCCGTCCGTCGGCGATCGTCGACGGAGATCTGTCAATTTCCTATCTGTTCCGAGAATTTGGGATGCCATGACCACTACGCACGAAAGCGACGTCCTCGTCGTCGGCGCCGGCCCGGTCGGCCTCATGCTGGCCAATATCCTGGGCATGTACGGCCGCTCGGTGACCGTGCTCGAGGCGTTGGACGACCTCATCGACTACCCGCGGGGCGTCGGCCTCGACGACGAGTCCTTTCGGACGATCCAGACGGTCGGATTGGTCGATAGCGTTCGGCCGCATACCAATCCGCAGCACATCATGCGTCTGGTGAACGGTGCCGGCAAGGTCATCCTCGTCAACAACCCGCAGACACGTGATTTCGGCTGGGAACGCAAGCACGGCTTCATCCAGCCCGAAGTCGACCGAGCCCTCTACAACGGACTCCATCGATTCGAGAACGTACGCGTACTCTTCGGGCACCGGGTCGAGCGGGTCGACGAGGATGCGGATTCCGTGACGGCGATCGCGTCGGTGACCGACGCGGACGGCCGGACCACCGAACATCGCTTCCGAGCGCAGTACCTGGTGGGGTGTGAGGGTGGCAAGTCGCCGACGCGCAAGCGTATGGGCGTGAGCTTCGAGGGTGAATCGCCGTCCACACGCTGGCTCGTGGTCGACGTGGAGAACGATCCGCTGGGGACCCCCAATGTCTTCCTCGGCGCCGATCCCAAGCGGCCCTACGTCTCCATCGGACTGCCCCACGCGGTGCGTCGCTGGGAATTCATGCTCCACGACGGCGAGACCGAGGAGCAGGTCACCGATCCGAGATTCGTCGATGCACTTCTTGCCGAACATGTTCCGGGTCCTTCTCAACTCCAGTTCATCCGACGTCGAGTGTTCACCCATCATGGGCGAGTGGCATCCACATTCCGTAAGGGACGCCAGATCATCGCGGGCGATGCCGCGCATCTCATGCCGGTGTGGATGGGCCAGGGCTGGAACTCCGGGATGCGGGATGCAACCAACCTCGGTTGGAAACTCGCCACGGTGTTGTCCGGTCAGGCCGACGATTCCCTCCTCGACACATACACCGCCGAACGCAAGGACCATGCGCAGGCGATGGTGGATCTGTCACTGACCTTCGGCAAGTTCATCAAGATCACCAATCCGGTGACCGCAGCCCTCCGTGACGGCGCGTCCACCGTGCTCAACTTCTTCCCGCAGGTCAAGAGCTACTTTGCAGACATGCGTTTCAAACCGATGCCGCGCTATACGCGAGGCGTCGTGGTCGATCCGACCGCGCAGACGGCCGGCCGGGCGGCAGCCGAACTCACCAGCCGGCTCGTCCCCGTGCGGACCGCCAACAACACGACGTCTCCGGTCGGCGTCCAGTTCCCCCAGCCGCGGGTCAACAGTCGTCACGGCTCGGACGTCCTCCTCGACGACGCGATCGGAAACTGGTGGTCGGTGATCGTGTGGGGCAACGACCCCACGGCCGTACTTCCGCGATCCGCGCTCGACAAGCTCGAACTACTCGGCGCGAAGCTGGTCGCCATTGTGCCCGAAACCCAGAGGACGTGGGCCGAGGAGTACATGAACGACGACGTTCTGGTACTCGGCGATCACACCGGTCAGGTCAAGAAGTGGTTCGACGACCGTCCGACCCCGATGATCTTCCTCCGTCCCGATCGTTTCGTCGCCGGTGCGTGCCTCACCCAGCACGGTCCCGCCACGCTCGACTCCATTCTGGAAGCGATGTCGTTCACCGGACGTCCCGCGCCCGTCGCTGCGGCGGCTTCACTCGTCAGTTGAAGGAGAACCTCATGTCCGTTCAGACCCCCGAATACACCACCGATGCGTTCTTCGGACTCGAGGACCGGTGGTTGTCCACCGCAGAAGGAGAACTGACGCATTACCACGAGCTCGGGGAAGGCACGCCGATCCTGTTCCTCCACGGCTCCGGTACAGGCGTGACCGCCGCCGCGAACTGGTGGCTGAACCTGCCCGAGTTGAGCGCCTACGGTCGCTGCATCGCCATCGATTCCATCGGTTACGGGCAGACCGTTGTCGCGGACGGCACGGAGTACGGCATCCGGGAGTGGGTCCGCCATGCAGTGCGGGTGCTCGACGCGCTCGGCATCGAGAAGACGTGGATCGTGGGCAACTCCCTCGGTGGGTGGCTGGCATTCCAGTTCGCCATCGACTTTCCCGAACGGCTGTTGGGCATCGTGTCGATGGGTACAGGCGGAGCCAAGCTCACCGGAGCATTGGCGTCGCACTCGAATCCGGTTCTGACCGAGGACGGCATCCGCAGCACCCTCGAGAAGTTCGTCGTGGACAAGTCGCTCGTCACCGACGAACTGGTGGCCCTGCGATACCACTCGGCGCTCAACGACACGGCCTCCGACCGATTGGCCGAGGTCGTCGCTGCACGCGATCGCGATCGTCACGCGCTTCCCCTGGATTTCGATGCGCTGTCGCGTCTGGATATTCCCGTGCTGCTCATCCATGGCATGCAGGATGTGGTCATTCCCGTCTCCCGCACCTGGGAACTGCTCAACATCATCCCCAACGCCGACGCTCACATCTTCTCCAAGTGCGGGCACTGGTCACAGGTCGAACGCGCCGACGAGTTCAACGAGATCGTCGGCGGCTACCTCGTGCAGCACGCAGTCGACCACTGATTCCGCCGAGACACAGACAAGGAGATATTCCGCAGTGTCGCAGGCTTTGTTGTGCATGTCCCACAGTCCGCTGCTCGAACACGCGAACCCGCCGGCCGACGTCGTCGACGCGGTGCAGGAGTCGTTCGCGCGAGCCCGTGCATTCGTCGACGACTTCGACCCCGACATCGTCGTCAACTTCGGACCGGACCATTTCAACGGATTCTTCTACGACCTGATGCCTCCGTTCTGCGTGGGTTACCGGGCACGAGGCACGGGCGATTACGACTCGTTCGCAGGAGATCTCGATGTTCCCGAGGACATCGCAGAAGCGTTGGCCGCATTCGTGATCGACAGCGGCATCGATCTGGCGATCTCGCGGCGGATGGAAGTCGACCACGGGGCGGTACAGCCCATGGAGATCCTCTACGACGGTGACGTGGCGGCGCGACCCGTCGTGCCGATCTTCGTGAACTCGGTGGCACGTCCGTTCGTGAAGATGAAGCGGATCCGAGACTTCGGGCAGGCGGTCGGTCGCTTCTTCGCCGGTCTCGACAAGCGGGTGCTGTTCATCGGCTCCGGAGGGTTGTCGCACGATCCTCCGGTCCCCCAGTACGCCACTGCGACGGACGGCCAGCGCGAGTTCCTGACGGCAGGGCGGAACCCGACGCCGGAGGCTCGGGCAGCACGTCAGGCCAATACGATCGCCACCGCCGCGAAGTTCGCCGCAGGACAGGCCGACATCATGGACCTGAACCCGGAATGGGACCGGGACTTCCTCTCGGTCTGCCGATCCGGCCGGGTCGAGGACTTCGACGGCTACGACGCGAACGAGATGGATGTGGTTGCCGGACACTCCTCGCACGAGGTACGCACCTGGGTGGCGGCGTACTCGGCGTTGCGCGCCTGTGGGGAGTACGAGGTGACCTACGAGTTCTACCGCCCGATCAGGGAGTACATCGCCGGCTTCGCTGTCACCACAGCAGAACTGACATCCTGAGGGTTACACCGAAACGGTCGGAGCAGCGCAGTTCTGCAGGGCAGGTCGGCCCTGCAGAACCGCTCGGTCGTCTGCTGCAGACGCTCTCGTCAGTCGGACTTCTGTTCCTTCAGAGTGTGCGCGACGAGAGCATTGGCGTGCCCGTGACCCATCCCGTGTTCCTGCTTCAGCCAGTTCACGAGCTCCATGTGCTTGGCGAGATCCGACGCGCGGATCATGTTCTTCCACTCCTCGATCGGGCGTCCGTACTTCTGCTCGATCGACGGAAAATACGACTCCGGTCCCTTGACCTTCTCACTCATGCGGAGAGGTTGACCAGGGCGACCGACACGGTCGGACCGTTCGGTTCGATCCACTGAGAACGACCGCGGCGCCGCAGTCCCGGATGGGACGCGGCGCCGCGGACGTGCGGAAGAGGATCAGGCCTTCGGGCCACCGGCCACGTAGATGACCTGACCGGACACGAAGCCCGCACCCTCGGACGCGAGGAACGATGCGGTGTGGGCGATGTCGTCGACCTCGCCGATACGGCCGACCGGGATGTTGGACGCGATGTTCGACTTGAAGTCGTCGAACGACAGGCCGAGACGCTCGGCGGTCGCGGCGGTCATCTCGGTGGCGATGAAGCCCGGCGCGATGGCATTGGCGGTGACGCCGAACTTGCCCAGCTCGATCGCGAGGGTCTTCGTGAAGCCCTGCATGCCGGCCTTGGCAGCGGAGTAGTTGACCTGGCCACGGTTGCCGAGAGCCGACGTGCTGGAGAGGTTGACGATGCGACCGAACTTGGCGTCGACCATGTAGCTCTGGACGGCACGCGTCATGAGGAAGGCGCCGCGCAGGTGCACGTTCATGACGGCGTCCCAGTCCTCGACCGTCATCTTGAACAGCAGGTTGTCGCGGGTGATGCCGGCGTTGTTGATCAGGACGGTGGGTTCGCCGAGTTCGGTGGCGACCTTCTCGACGGCAGCGGCGACGGACTTCTCGTCGGAGACGTCGGCACCCACGGCGAGCGCCTTGCCACCGGCGGACTCGATGGCCGAAACGGTGTCCTTGCAGGCGGATTCGTCGAGGTCGAGGACGGCGACCTGGTAGCCGTCGCCGGCGAGCCGCTTGGCGACGGCTGCGCCGATGCCGCGTGCGGCTCCGGTGACGATGGCAGTGCGGGGCTGTGTGCTCATAGCGTTCCTCCGTAGGGGGATGGGTGGTGCCGTCAGGTGATGGTGAGTCCGCCGTCCACGGCGATGGTCTGACCGGTGACGTAGGCGGAGGCGTCGGACGCCAGCCAGACTGCGGTGGCTGCGATCTCATCGGCATCCCCGGTCCGGCCGAGGATGATTCGCGGCTTCATCGAGTCGAGGTAGCCGGGCTGGTACTCGTCCGTCATCTCGGTGTGGAAGAAGCCGGGGGCGATGGCGTTGACGCGGATTCCCTTACGCGCTCCCCACTGCTGGGCCAGGTCGCGCGTGAGGCCGATGACGCCCGCCTTGCTGGCCGAGTACGCGGCCTGCGGTAGGCCGGCCGTGGTGAGGCCGAGAACCGACGAGATGTT
This window contains:
- a CDS encoding bifunctional 3-(3-hydroxy-phenyl)propionate/3-hydroxycinnamic acid hydroxylase; the protein is MPSVGDRRRRSVNFLSVPRIWDAMTTTHESDVLVVGAGPVGLMLANILGMYGRSVTVLEALDDLIDYPRGVGLDDESFRTIQTVGLVDSVRPHTNPQHIMRLVNGAGKVILVNNPQTRDFGWERKHGFIQPEVDRALYNGLHRFENVRVLFGHRVERVDEDADSVTAIASVTDADGRTTEHRFRAQYLVGCEGGKSPTRKRMGVSFEGESPSTRWLVVDVENDPLGTPNVFLGADPKRPYVSIGLPHAVRRWEFMLHDGETEEQVTDPRFVDALLAEHVPGPSQLQFIRRRVFTHHGRVASTFRKGRQIIAGDAAHLMPVWMGQGWNSGMRDATNLGWKLATVLSGQADDSLLDTYTAERKDHAQAMVDLSLTFGKFIKITNPVTAALRDGASTVLNFFPQVKSYFADMRFKPMPRYTRGVVVDPTAQTAGRAAAELTSRLVPVRTANNTTSPVGVQFPQPRVNSRHGSDVLLDDAIGNWWSVIVWGNDPTAVLPRSALDKLELLGAKLVAIVPETQRTWAEEYMNDDVLVLGDHTGQVKKWFDDRPTPMIFLRPDRFVAGACLTQHGPATLDSILEAMSFTGRPAPVAAAASLVS
- a CDS encoding 3-carboxyethylcatechol 2,3-dioxygenase: MSQALLCMSHSPLLEHANPPADVVDAVQESFARARAFVDDFDPDIVVNFGPDHFNGFFYDLMPPFCVGYRARGTGDYDSFAGDLDVPEDIAEALAAFVIDSGIDLAISRRMEVDHGAVQPMEILYDGDVAARPVVPIFVNSVARPFVKMKRIRDFGQAVGRFFAGLDKRVLFIGSGGLSHDPPVPQYATATDGQREFLTAGRNPTPEARAARQANTIATAAKFAAGQADIMDLNPEWDRDFLSVCRSGRVEDFDGYDANEMDVVAGHSSHEVRTWVAAYSALRACGEYEVTYEFYRPIREYIAGFAVTTAELTS
- a CDS encoding flavin reductase, giving the protein MTQTIEQNIMSLLEQGDPAEDARAFRRTLGQYSTGVTVITTASGETYAGMAANSFSAVSLDPPLILWSIRKESRSAPAFLDNGHFAVNVLADHQMEMSALFGRPQPDQFTQVDWTPGVHGDPLLDGAIAHLECVSESVFDGGDHHILVGRVQRYARYEGAPLLFSQGQYSVSQSHPDLALHVDTSQVSTEDQSEESLFMSLLQATDHHMSALFQHHRQQIGVTVATARILNRLWRGSCSRDVLEQDTYLGENTVDDALSDLEDRGHVHRTGHGVWALTEEGRQVRCVLRRSAEHFTEQQLRGISPDDLRTAERVLATLLGRG
- the fabG gene encoding 3-oxoacyl-ACP reductase FabG → MSTQPRTAIVTGAARGIGAAVAKRLAGDGYQVAVLDLDESACKDTVSAIESAGGKALAVGADVSDEKSVAAAVEKVATELGEPTVLINNAGITRDNLLFKMTVEDWDAVMNVHLRGAFLMTRAVQSYMVDAKFGRIVNLSSTSALGNRGQVNYSAAKAGMQGFTKTLAIELGKFGVTANAIAPGFIATEMTAATAERLGLSFDDFKSNIASNIPVGRIGEVDDIAHTASFLASEGAGFVSGQVIYVAGGPKA
- a CDS encoding acyl-CoA dehydrogenase, with the translated sequence MSTVTDASTPVTDFSAARGENWTEYRERAIEEGQQFLEKVDDILTIVRAGRDISETEGRVPDATVDAMIDTGLFRAFTPLRYGGLEMAPAAFFEGIMRIAEADSAAAWIAGQLNVHSFEIALMDERMQNEFWGEDPNARASSSYAPVGKYEKVDDGYRLNGTWTFSSGVDHAQWVILGGGDRNFVVPISDLTIDHNSWDVQGLKGTGSKAVTLDDVFVPDYRTHLLVDTYNDANPGWAVNNRPLYWVSFTSIFNSTPANTVIGTATAGVETFIEQSRVRLTRQGTGAPAAQNPFLHLKVADAKTRIRTVKNRHLQNWRDLFDLACRGEEASPVERMRVRFEAADTIATCYESFSDIWPIAGAAASATANPLQQTMRDLLAARNHGSAGKELAAGQYVKALFGIPPAPFSDLGTLNYYK
- a CDS encoding alpha/beta fold hydrolase → MSVQTPEYTTDAFFGLEDRWLSTAEGELTHYHELGEGTPILFLHGSGTGVTAAANWWLNLPELSAYGRCIAIDSIGYGQTVVADGTEYGIREWVRHAVRVLDALGIEKTWIVGNSLGGWLAFQFAIDFPERLLGIVSMGTGGAKLTGALASHSNPVLTEDGIRSTLEKFVVDKSLVTDELVALRYHSALNDTASDRLAEVVAARDRDRHALPLDFDALSRLDIPVLLIHGMQDVVIPVSRTWELLNIIPNADAHIFSKCGHWSQVERADEFNEIVGGYLVQHAVDH
- a CDS encoding DUF4287 domain-containing protein, whose amino-acid sequence is MSEKVKGPESYFPSIEQKYGRPIEEWKNMIRASDLAKHMELVNWLKQEHGMGHGHANALVAHTLKEQKSD